In the genome of Pseudomonadota bacterium, the window AGGGTGGGGGGGAATACGGACCTCCTCCTCGGAGAAACACTCAAGCCTATCTATGATGGTGGGCATGATGTTGTTCTGTTCAGGCTTAACCTCATGAACATAAAACCCTGTCAGAATTGCGGTGGTTGTGAAGAAACGGGGATATGCGTAAACCATGACGATATGGAAAAAATTTACGGTGCAATCAGGGGGGCGGACAGGGTTATTATCGCCTCACCCGTTTTTTTCCTGGGTTTGTCTGCTCAAACGAAAATCATGATTGACAGGTGCCAGGCCTTCTGGTGCGAAAAATACCTTTTAAAGAGGGAAATTTCCGGAGGGCAGTATGGCAGGAAGGGGCTTTTACTTATCGCCGGAGGGATGAAAAAAGAGATTGGTATCAGCTGTAGCGAAGCAACGGCAAAGGCCTTTTTCAGGTCAATCAGCGCTCCTGAGCATGAGACCCTGGGTTTTCTTGGTATAGAACACAAGGGAGCTATCCTCGATCACCCCACGGCGTTATCGGACGCATATACTGCCGGTGTGAAACTTGTTGGGCTGTAAAGGTCATAAAGCTATGGAACCGTTAATATAAACATATAATTCATACTATGGAGGAGTTTTTAATAATGAGAATTGAGAAGGCATTGGAAAGTAAAAGACATGAAGTTGATTTTGATAATCTTAATTTTGGCGAGAAGTTTTCAGACCACATGGTAAGTTTTGAATACAGGGATGATAAGTGGCAGACCCCGGAGATTATTCCTTTTGGCAACATAAGCGTATCACCATCGATGTGTTCCTTACATTACGGACAGATGATTTTTGAAGGGCTCAAGGCCTTTTTTGCCGGTGACAGGATAAATATTTTCCGTCCTGAAAAGTATCATGAACGTCACAACAGGTCCTGTAAGAGACTCTGCATTCCCCCCATGGAGCAGGAGTTATTTATCAGGGTCATAAAGGCGCTTGTTACCCTTGACAGCGAGTGGGTTCCAAGAGGGAAGGGGACTGCGCTCTATATTCGCCCCTTTATCTTTGCTACGGAAAATTTTTTAGGGGTCAAGGTTTCTGACACATATCGGTTCATGGTTATTACTTCCCCTGTGGGTGCGTATTACAGAGAGGGTTTGAACCCTGTGAGGCTCATTACATCTGGAGCCTATACGAGGGCAGCAAGGGGTGGTCTCGGTGAAGCAAAGACACCGGCAAACTATGCTGCGAGTCTTTTTCCGGCAGAGGAGGCCAAACATAAAGGATACACACAGGTGCTCTGGCTTGATGGCATCGAAGATAGATTTGTCGAAGAAGTGGGAACAATGAACATTTGCTTTGTCATTGACGGTACGTTAATAACCCCCTCTCTGGATGGGACGATTCTTCCCGGTATAACGAGAGATTCCGTGATTATGCTTGCTAAGGATTGGGGAATAAGAGTTGAGGAACGGCCCATTTCCATTGACGAAGTTATTGCGGCATCAAAAAATGGAACACTGCAGGAGGTGTTTGGTACAGGAACTGCTGCAGTTATCTCACCGGTTGGAGAAATCAGGCATCATGAAGAGACCATTATAGTAAACGATATGAAAATAGGGGAATTCTCCCAGAGGTTCTATGACGAGATAACGGGTATTCAGTATGGTGAACTGAAAGACCGTTACGGCTGGATACTCTCGATACCTCTGTGAGATGTACAGTTGGCAGCCGCAGGCAGTAAGAAACATGGAATCGGTTCCTGTGGTGCTGGAGGTTTTGGATGGATATTGAATTGAAAAGGCTAACAGACAAGGCGATTGCCGAAAAAGCCATTAACCCTGACGATGCAGTAATTCTTTATAACATTGGGAAAGAAAAGCCCTTTCTCCTCATGGCATACGCATCTGAAGTGAGGGACTATTACAAAGGCAGGCATGTATCTCTGTGCTCCATCGTGAATGCAAAGTCAGGCTTGTGTCCTGAAAATTGCAGATTTTGTGCCCAGTCGGTCCATCACCATACCCATGCAGAGATATACCCGCTTATCCCGAAGGATGAAATTATTGAAAAGGCAAAAGAAGCAAAAGAGTCCGGCGCCCATATGTTCAGCATTGTTACAAGCGGTACGCGGATTGAAGGAAATAACGAATGGAAAGAAATTGAAGAGGCCATCAGGGGAATGGTCAGGGTAGGCATTAAGCCCTGCGCCTCCATCGGCATGCTTGACGAAGAGAGGGCGCAAAGGTTGAAAGAGGTAGGTTTATTCCGTTACCACCACAACCTTGAAACAGCGCGGAGCAACTTTGATGCTATCTGTTCCACCCACGATTAT includes:
- a CDS encoding branched-chain amino acid aminotransferase, with protein sequence MRIEKALESKRHEVDFDNLNFGEKFSDHMVSFEYRDDKWQTPEIIPFGNISVSPSMCSLHYGQMIFEGLKAFFAGDRINIFRPEKYHERHNRSCKRLCIPPMEQELFIRVIKALVTLDSEWVPRGKGTALYIRPFIFATENFLGVKVSDTYRFMVITSPVGAYYREGLNPVRLITSGAYTRAARGGLGEAKTPANYAASLFPAEEAKHKGYTQVLWLDGIEDRFVEEVGTMNICFVIDGTLITPSLDGTILPGITRDSVIMLAKDWGIRVEERPISIDEVIAASKNGTLQEVFGTGTAAVISPVGEIRHHEETIIVNDMKIGEFSQRFYDEITGIQYGELKDRYGWILSIPL
- a CDS encoding flavodoxin family protein codes for the protein MNVVAFHGSPRVGGNTDLLLGETLKPIYDGGHDVVLFRLNLMNIKPCQNCGGCEETGICVNHDDMEKIYGAIRGADRVIIASPVFFLGLSAQTKIMIDRCQAFWCEKYLLKREISGGQYGRKGLLLIAGGMKKEIGISCSEATAKAFFRSISAPEHETLGFLGIEHKGAILDHPTALSDAYTAGVKLVGL
- the bioB gene encoding biotin synthase BioB, yielding MDIELKRLTDKAIAEKAINPDDAVILYNIGKEKPFLLMAYASEVRDYYKGRHVSLCSIVNAKSGLCPENCRFCAQSVHHHTHAEIYPLIPKDEIIEKAKEAKESGAHMFSIVTSGTRIEGNNEWKEIEEAIRGMVRVGIKPCASIGMLDEERAQRLKEVGLFRYHHNLETARSNFDAICSTHDYEEDIETVKNAQKAGLSVCSGGIIGLGETMEQRIEMAFTLKDIDVDSVPINILNPIEGTPLAHMQPLTPVEILITIALYRFILPDKDIKLCGGKEKNLRQLLPLGIVAGCNSFMTGNYLTTLGRDAASDIEMIKDLGFTVT